From one Leptospiraceae bacterium genomic stretch:
- a CDS encoding DMT family transporter: MPKKKPGTSNRNTSPKVEAIETSTESEQTTAPPITPPPVAHQHSHLTKGLILILTSSLLLSFQNVVTRVILSPKSLFGLFDGIVLNSSLSNSLLILVLRCAVVLPIMAFIVAPRLHKNTWQDIRDLPKPENKTRFLSVLSSGFFLFCSQLCMYVALGSIPTGIATTIFFIYPTITILLMWALFGDRPSLPLVFAMVTIYIGGFMTIPAAAFTPKGEGNFVLGASTAAMSGIAFAGYIIMIKNAKMHPAPFTIVNFSIILLLGGAILPFMNYQIDSTHTMDLVYGTLILATTTLVGYLLQNFGVPLVGPSLASVIGASGPAVTALMALVLIDETLNLQQALGVFLVTLWVLGISVENMKKSPVPPPKK; encoded by the coding sequence ATGCCAAAAAAGAAACCTGGAACTTCAAATCGAAATACGTCTCCAAAGGTTGAGGCGATAGAGACTTCAACCGAATCCGAACAAACAACGGCGCCACCTATTACACCTCCCCCGGTAGCGCATCAGCATAGTCACTTAACAAAGGGCTTGATTCTAATTCTTACTTCTTCTTTACTCCTTTCTTTTCAGAATGTTGTAACGCGTGTGATTCTAAGTCCTAAGTCTCTTTTTGGATTATTTGATGGAATTGTGCTAAATTCTAGTTTATCCAATTCTCTTCTTATCTTAGTTTTACGTTGCGCGGTTGTATTGCCGATTATGGCATTCATTGTAGCGCCAAGACTCCATAAAAATACCTGGCAGGATATCAGGGATTTACCTAAGCCGGAAAACAAAACAAGATTCCTAAGTGTTTTAAGTAGCGGTTTTTTCCTATTTTGCTCTCAGCTTTGTATGTATGTTGCACTAGGTTCAATTCCTACAGGTATTGCTACAACGATTTTTTTCATTTATCCTACCATTACCATTTTACTTATGTGGGCTCTGTTTGGTGATAGACCTTCTCTTCCGCTTGTTTTTGCCATGGTTACAATTTATATCGGTGGGTTTATGACAATACCTGCGGCTGCATTTACACCGAAAGGGGAAGGCAACTTTGTGCTAGGTGCTTCGACTGCGGCAATGTCTGGAATAGCGTTTGCAGGGTATATCATTATGATTAAAAATGCTAAGATGCATCCCGCACCTTTCACTATCGTGAATTTTTCTATTATCCTTCTATTGGGTGGAGCGATTCTTCCTTTTATGAATTACCAAATAGATTCCACACATACAATGGATTTAGTGTATGGAACTTTGATTCTTGCAACAACGACGCTCGTTGGTTATCTCCTTCAAAATTTTGGTGTTCCACTTGTCGGTCCTTCTCTTGCTTCTGTAATTGGAGCCAGTGGTCCTGCAGTGACAGCACTCATGGCATTAGTTTTAATTGATGAAACATTGAATTTACAACAAGCATTGGGAGTATTTCTCGTTACTCTTTGGGTGTTAGGAATCAGTGTGGAAAATATGAAGAAATCTCCGGTACCGCCTCCTAAGAAATAG
- a CDS encoding SUMF1/EgtB/PvdO family nonheme iron enzyme has product MNRKLLLSSFLLLFQTEIFYAETPAKIDKSEMNRIVLWEGEITGIYKDKGAVRTLISHNPEWVGANFEEIKAGILKKKKFELRQKVTNKKIGYFIVTNVELEKEIEKNKRTDYQILLNGKFDLGKKSHYSFISNDFTISMTRYEESYLDPSAFFKDNITSPSKTFIHPIDKKEMILIPSGVFIFGQGSDGELDNYNPAFQSPDDTNLTEIASFYIDKYEVTNEEYARYLRDTNAKAPLYWVNGKYPDGKEHHPVVSLSYREVERYASWAGKRVPTEFEWEKAARGQGLTRTLKRDESYTIELQTIKYPFGNKFDSLLCNTKESKINDTVSVYELAAKGASPFGVIGMCGNAAEWTSSWYAAYEGHFTKNPAFGKQYKVIRGGSFFDDKKSSTVYFRSYGGNPNLAEDRRAGFRLVKDLN; this is encoded by the coding sequence ATGAATAGAAAACTATTACTCAGTTCCTTTTTACTTTTATTTCAGACAGAAATTTTTTACGCAGAAACTCCAGCCAAAATTGATAAATCAGAAATGAATCGAATCGTTTTGTGGGAAGGGGAAATTACTGGAATTTACAAAGACAAGGGTGCTGTTAGAACTCTCATTTCGCATAATCCGGAATGGGTTGGTGCTAACTTTGAAGAAATTAAAGCAGGCATTCTTAAAAAGAAAAAATTCGAATTGAGACAAAAGGTAACGAATAAAAAAATCGGATACTTTATTGTTACTAACGTTGAACTAGAAAAAGAAATCGAAAAAAATAAAAGAACCGACTATCAGATTTTATTGAATGGAAAATTTGACTTAGGTAAGAAATCACATTATAGCTTTATTTCAAATGATTTTACAATTTCTATGACTAGGTATGAAGAAAGTTACCTAGATCCTTCGGCTTTCTTTAAGGATAATATCACTTCGCCGTCAAAGACATTTATTCACCCAATAGATAAAAAAGAAATGATTCTTATTCCCTCTGGAGTTTTTATTTTTGGTCAAGGCTCAGATGGAGAATTGGATAATTATAATCCTGCTTTTCAGTCACCAGACGATACCAATTTGACGGAGATTGCTTCCTTTTATATTGATAAGTATGAAGTCACAAATGAGGAATATGCCCGTTATCTGCGTGATACAAATGCAAAGGCACCACTTTATTGGGTGAATGGAAAGTATCCGGACGGAAAAGAGCATCATCCAGTGGTGTCTCTTTCTTATAGGGAAGTAGAGCGTTATGCTTCTTGGGCAGGTAAAAGAGTTCCAACTGAATTTGAATGGGAAAAAGCCGCGCGTGGACAAGGACTAACTAGGACTTTAAAGAGAGATGAGTCTTATACAATCGAACTACAAACTATTAAATATCCATTTGGAAATAAATTTGACTCTCTCCTTTGCAATACAAAAGAAAGCAAAATTAACGATACAGTCTCTGTTTATGAGTTAGCGGCTAAGGGTGCTAGTCCGTTTGGTGTCATTGGAATGTGTGGTAATGCCGCAGAGTGGACAAGCAGTTGGTATGCTGCTTATGAAGGACATTTTACAAAGAATCCTGCTTTTGGAAAACAATACAAAGTTATTAGGGGTGGATCTTTTTTTGATGATAAAAAATCTTCTACAGTTTATTTTCGCTCCTACGGGGGTAATCCTAATTTGGCGGAGGACAGAAGAGCTGGGTTTAGGTTAGTTAAGGATTTGAATTAA
- a CDS encoding cytochrome P450 — MIKQPIPSVTGWKAFKKSKMLKTDTIGFFVSQFESHGDMFHFNLLGLNMYLLRDPSLIRYVLQENNSNYTKSVFYKELEIIIGKGLLTSEGSEWKKNRRLAQSAFKKSSIEGFIPIYFEEADSIIQDWKGKTQIDMAKEMMRLTFRIVGGALFSAKLDEDAHIVDRSMGIALEEVTKRIQSPIRIPYFLPIPANLRLKKAVRDLNGVVSKIISNRINSGERVKDLLDTLIYARDEETGLGLSQKQIQDEVVTFLLAGHETTSNALTWTFYLLSEHSEIRKKVIEEIRSNIPLTGKISMADLEKLSLTGRVLQESMRLYPPVWIIERNAIGDDVIGETKVAAGSLISICTYAVHHNPEIWDEPEKFDPDRFLPENETKRHNFAYIPFGGGPRICIGNNFAFTEAMMILASILRVYEPLVAPDQKVEKEPLVTLRTKYGLKMNLG; from the coding sequence ATGATCAAACAACCAATACCGAGTGTTACAGGATGGAAAGCATTTAAAAAAAGTAAAATGCTAAAAACAGATACGATTGGCTTTTTCGTGTCACAATTTGAATCTCATGGAGATATGTTTCATTTTAATCTTTTAGGGTTAAATATGTATTTGCTCCGAGATCCTAGTTTAATTCGTTATGTGTTGCAAGAGAATAACAGTAATTATACGAAGAGTGTTTTCTATAAGGAATTGGAAATCATTATAGGCAAAGGCTTATTAACCAGTGAGGGGAGTGAGTGGAAGAAAAATCGTAGGCTTGCTCAATCAGCGTTTAAGAAAAGCTCGATAGAAGGATTTATTCCTATTTATTTTGAAGAGGCTGATTCAATTATACAAGATTGGAAAGGCAAAACTCAAATCGATATGGCAAAAGAGATGATGCGGCTAACGTTTAGAATTGTAGGAGGAGCCTTATTTAGTGCAAAGCTAGATGAAGACGCTCACATTGTAGACCGCTCTATGGGCATTGCTCTTGAGGAAGTAACAAAGCGTATCCAATCGCCAATTAGAATTCCATACTTCCTACCAATTCCTGCAAATCTAAGGTTAAAAAAAGCTGTTCGTGATCTGAATGGTGTCGTAAGCAAAATTATTTCAAATCGAATTAATTCTGGAGAAAGAGTAAAAGATTTACTGGATACTTTGATTTATGCGCGGGATGAAGAAACGGGTCTAGGACTGAGTCAAAAGCAAATTCAAGATGAAGTGGTTACGTTTTTACTAGCAGGGCATGAGACTACTTCGAATGCACTCACATGGACATTCTATCTTTTATCGGAGCATTCTGAAATTAGAAAAAAAGTCATCGAGGAAATTCGAAGTAATATTCCTTTAACTGGTAAAATTTCAATGGCAGATTTAGAAAAGCTATCTTTGACGGGGAGAGTTTTGCAAGAGTCTATGCGTCTTTATCCTCCCGTATGGATTATAGAACGAAATGCGATTGGCGATGATGTTATTGGTGAAACGAAAGTAGCCGCAGGCTCTCTAATTTCCATTTGCACTTATGCAGTTCATCATAATCCGGAAATATGGGATGAGCCTGAAAAATTTGATCCAGATAGATTTCTTCCTGAGAACGAAACTAAAAGACACAACTTCGCCTACATCCCATTTGGCGGTGGACCGAGAATATGTATAGGCAATAACTTTGCTTTTACGGAGGCTATGATGATACTTGCTTCTATTTTAAGAGTTTACGAGCCATTAGTCGCTCCTGATCAAAAAGTTGAGAAGGAGCCATTAGTTACTTTACGAACGAAGTATGGATTGAAAATGAATTTAGGATGA